A single Triticum dicoccoides isolate Atlit2015 ecotype Zavitan chromosome 2A, WEW_v2.0, whole genome shotgun sequence DNA region contains:
- the LOC119357211 gene encoding tRNA-specific adenosine deaminase TAD1-like isoform X1, with protein sequence MLCCSSPQPLHGVLWAEAASSAALRQYYALPKKGKPQGRESTVLAAFLLSSPQSPLNPTVLSLATGTKCLGAARLRPHGDLVHDAHAEVIARRALLRLIYAEIGTDNPPSWLVASGADGRWRLKDGHQLHLYITQLPCGVMPVPPSPLEVRREQLDTMVNGCSDVCFVQRKPGRGDTTLSVSCFDKITRWCVVGIQGALLSHILEPLYLSTITIGQSPGGAPDGFCIESNVVKVLGARLSCLSRKFPDPFKPNKPLFFEAPIPPQEFQQTSGDIPPLTCGYSICWNKSGLHEVVLGTTGRKQGTSSKAASSPSTESLLCKIRLAETFISLEHPLVTKFCHEELSYHAIKDMACEYQQMLELLRKAPFFARWRAKRTSVDSFTLPRS encoded by the exons ATGCTCTGCTGCTCCTCGCCGCAGCCGCTACACGGCGTCCTGTGGGCCGAGGCCGCCTCCTCTGCCGCCCTCCGCCAGTACTATGCCCTCCCCAAGAAGGGCAAGCCGCAGGGGCGCGAGTCCACCGTCCTCGCCGCCTTCCTGCTCTCCTCCCCGCAGAGCCCACTCAACCCAACCGTCCTCTCCCTGGCCACTGGCACCAAGTGCCTTGGTGCAGCTCGTCTCAGACCTCACGGTGACCTCGTCCATGACGCCCACGCCGAGGTCATTGCCCGCCGTGCGCTCCTCCGCCTCATTTATGCCGAGATTGGCACGGACAACCCACCAAGTTGGCTGGTTGCCTCTGGCGCTGATGGGCGGTGGAGGCTGAAGGACGGGCATCAGCTGCATCTCTACATCACGCAGCTCCCCT GTGGGGTCATGCCGGTGCCGCCGTCACCCTTGGAGGTTCGAAGGGAAcagctggataccatggtgaatggATGCAGTG ATGTTTGTTTCGTTCAAAGGAAGCCAGGGCGTGGTGATACAACATTGTCAGTGAGCTGTTTTGACAAAATTACTCGCTGGTGTGTCGTTGGGATTCAAG GTGCATTGCTGTCACACATTCTCGAACCCTTGTATTTGTCCACCATTACCATTGGACAATCACCTGGTGGTGCACCTGACGGGTTTTGTATTGAAAGTAACGTTGTAAAAGTTCTTGGTGCTCGTCTGTCTTGTCTATCCAGAAAATTCCCTGACCCTTTCAAACCGAACAAG CCACTATTTTTTGAGGCACCTATCCCCCCTCAAGAGTTTCAACAGACTTCAGGAGATATACCGCCTTTGACTTGCGG GTACTCAATATGCTGGAATAAATCCGGCTTGCATGAAGTTGTTTTAGGAACAACTGGGAGAAAACAAGGCACATCTTCAAAGGCAGCATCCTCACCGTCCACCGAGTCATTGCTCTGCAA GATAAGATTGGCAGAGACCTTCATATCACTTGAGCATCCATTAGTCACAAAGTTCTGTCACGAGGAACTGTCTTATCATGCAATTAAG GATATGGCTTGTGAGTACCAACAGATGCTTGAGCTTCTTAGGAAGGCTCCATTTTTTGCCCGGTGGCGTGCTAAGCGAACATCGGTTGATTCATTTACACTTCCACGGTCATAA
- the LOC119357211 gene encoding tRNA-specific adenosine deaminase TAD1-like isoform X2 — MLCCSSPQPLHGVLWAEAASSAALRQYYALPKKGKPQGRESTVLAAFLLSSPQSPLNPTVLSLATGTKCLGAARLRPHGDLVHDAHAEVIARRALLRLIYAEIGTDNPPSWLVASGADGRWRLKDGHQLHLYITQLPCGVMPVPPSPLEVRREQLDTMVNGCSDVCFVQRKPGRGDTTLSVSCFDKITRWCVVGIQGALLSHILEPLYLSTITIGQSPGGAPDGFCIESNVVKVLGARLSCLSRKFPDPFKPNKPLFFEAPIPPQEFQQTSGDIPPLTCGYSICWNKSGLHEVVLGTTGRKQGTSSKAASSPSTESLLCKIRLAETFISLEHPLVTKFCHEELSYHAIKALTPAQL, encoded by the exons ATGCTCTGCTGCTCCTCGCCGCAGCCGCTACACGGCGTCCTGTGGGCCGAGGCCGCCTCCTCTGCCGCCCTCCGCCAGTACTATGCCCTCCCCAAGAAGGGCAAGCCGCAGGGGCGCGAGTCCACCGTCCTCGCCGCCTTCCTGCTCTCCTCCCCGCAGAGCCCACTCAACCCAACCGTCCTCTCCCTGGCCACTGGCACCAAGTGCCTTGGTGCAGCTCGTCTCAGACCTCACGGTGACCTCGTCCATGACGCCCACGCCGAGGTCATTGCCCGCCGTGCGCTCCTCCGCCTCATTTATGCCGAGATTGGCACGGACAACCCACCAAGTTGGCTGGTTGCCTCTGGCGCTGATGGGCGGTGGAGGCTGAAGGACGGGCATCAGCTGCATCTCTACATCACGCAGCTCCCCT GTGGGGTCATGCCGGTGCCGCCGTCACCCTTGGAGGTTCGAAGGGAAcagctggataccatggtgaatggATGCAGTG ATGTTTGTTTCGTTCAAAGGAAGCCAGGGCGTGGTGATACAACATTGTCAGTGAGCTGTTTTGACAAAATTACTCGCTGGTGTGTCGTTGGGATTCAAG GTGCATTGCTGTCACACATTCTCGAACCCTTGTATTTGTCCACCATTACCATTGGACAATCACCTGGTGGTGCACCTGACGGGTTTTGTATTGAAAGTAACGTTGTAAAAGTTCTTGGTGCTCGTCTGTCTTGTCTATCCAGAAAATTCCCTGACCCTTTCAAACCGAACAAG CCACTATTTTTTGAGGCACCTATCCCCCCTCAAGAGTTTCAACAGACTTCAGGAGATATACCGCCTTTGACTTGCGG GTACTCAATATGCTGGAATAAATCCGGCTTGCATGAAGTTGTTTTAGGAACAACTGGGAGAAAACAAGGCACATCTTCAAAGGCAGCATCCTCACCGTCCACCGAGTCATTGCTCTGCAA GATAAGATTGGCAGAGACCTTCATATCACTTGAGCATCCATTAGTCACAAAGTTCTGTCACGAGGAACTGTCTTATCATGCAATTAAG GCGTTGACTCCGGCACAGCTCTGA
- the LOC119357208 gene encoding probable LRR receptor-like serine/threonine-protein kinase At1g63430, whose amino-acid sequence MGRHWAGVLLLALHCGVAALLPPCSAASPLPPPIGGDVSALLAFKRAVIEDPHSALADWTDADGDACDWRGVVCSSPHGSVVSLRLSNASLKGFIAPELGQLIFLQELYLDHNLLFGTIPKQVGSLRNLRVLDLGANRLAGPIPPELSGLNSVSVINLHSNGLTGNIPPQLGKLPNLVQLRLDRNRLKGSIPGGNATGFSPMADTGSTPHSGLCPSPRLSVADFSFNFLVGKIPICLKYLPRSSFQGNCLQDDYSIRQRAHQICASASTAANLKGFKRPASEHKHNKVQQPTWLIVLEIATGALLLVFVITAAITASRSCNLKPSIRISSWSRSKSWSDEITVLIDSDMLKSLPKLSRQELEVACEDFSNIIGSTPETVVYKGTMKDGPEVSVISLCAFEGHWTSQHELFYQNKVIDLARLNHENIAKFLGYCRESDPFSRMLVFEYASNGTLYEHLHYGEAAQFSWLRRMKIAIGIAQGLRYLHTESQPPFAISELNSNSVYVTEDFTPKLVDFECWKMLFSRHEKALGHFSNKASFPSRDSSEDKYMDIQGNTFAFGVILLEIISGRLPYCKDKGYLVDWAVKYLQQPEEIGKLVDPELTNVRTEDLAVICSVVSRCVDPDPSKRPSMQIIAGALETGIDLSAAGILKESSLAWAELALSL is encoded by the exons ATGGGGCGGCATTGGGCCGGCGTCCTGCTCCTCGCCCTGCACTGCGGGGTGGCGGCGCTGCTCCCCCCCTGCTCCGCGGCCTCGCCCCTGCCCCCTCCcatcggcggcgacg TGTCGGCGCTGCTGGCCTTCAAGCGGGCGGTGATCGAGGACCCGCACTCGGCGCTGGCCGACTGGACGGACGCCGACGGGGACGCCTGCGACTGGCGCGGCGTCGTCTGCTCCTCGCCCCACGGCTCCGTCGTCTCCCT GAGGCTGTCGAACGCATCGCTCAAGGGGTTCATCGCGCCGGAGCTCGGGCAGCTCATCTTCTTGCAAGAGCT GTATTTGGATCACAACCTGCTCTTCGGCACGATCCCGAAGCAGGTAGGATCGCTGAGGAACCTCAGGGTCTTGGATTTGGGCGCTAACCGGCTTGCTGGCCCTATACCTCCTGAGCTGAGTGGACTGAACAGCGTGAGCGTAAT AAACTTGCATTCCAACGGGCTAACCGGGAACATACCACCACAGCTGGGCAAGCTACCAAATCTTGTTCAGCTTAGGTTGGACAGGAACAGGCTGAAAGGGTCAATTCCTGGTGGCAATGCTACTGGTTTTTCTCCTATGGCAGATACCGG GTCCACACCTCACAGTGGACTATGCCCGTCTCCTCGATTAAGCGTTGCAGATTTCTCCTTCAACTTCCTTGTTGGAAAAATCCCAATTTGTTTGAAGTATCTTCCAAG GTCTAGTTTTCAGGGGAACTGCCTCCAGGATGACTACTCTATCCGACAACGTGCTCATCAAATTTGTGCAA GCGCGTCTACAGCTGCTAATTTAAAGGGATTCAAACGCCCTGCTTCTGAGCATAAGCATAATAAAGTGCAGCAACCGACTTGGCTTATTGTTTTGGAAATCGCAACCGGTGCTCTCCTGCTTGTTTTCGTGATCACTGCTGCAATTACTGCCTCCAGAAGCTGCAATCTAAAGCCTTCTATAAGAATATCATCATGGAGTAGATCAAAAAGTTGGAGCGACGAGATAACAGTACTCATTG ATTCTGATATGCTGAAAAGTTTGCCAAAGCTGAGTCGCCAGGAACTTGAAGTAGCATGTGAGGATTTTAGCAACATTATTGGCTCAACTCCGGAGACTGTAGTCTACAAAGGAACAATGAAGGATGGGCCTGAGGTTTCTGTCATATCATTATGCGCCTTTGAAGGTCATTGGACTAGTCAGCATGAACTCTTTTACCAAAACAAG GTTATTGATCTGGCAAGGCTGAATCATGAGAACATAGCAAAGTTTCTGGGCTATTGCAGAGAGAGTGACCCATTCTCGAGGATGTTAGTCTTTGAGTACGCATCAAATGGGACACTGTACGAGCACCTACACT ATGGGGAAGCAGCCCAATTTTCTTGGCTCAGACGAATGAAAATAGCCATCGGCATCGCCCAAGGTTTAAGGTATCTGCACACCGAGTCGCAGCCTCCGTTCGCTATATCAGAGCTGAACTCCAATTCAGTTTACGTTACAGAAGATTTTACCCCCAAG CTGGTCGACTTTGAGTGCTGGAAAATGCTGTTTTCGAGGCACGAGAAGGCGCTCGGCCACTTCAGCAACAAAGCCTCTTTCCCTAGCCGGGACTCTTCGGAGGATAAGTACATGGACATCCAAGGCAACACGTTTGCCTTTGGAGTGATCTTGCTCGAGATCATCAGCGGGCGGCTTCCCTACTGCAAGGACAAAGGCTACTTGGTAGACTGG GCCGTCAAGTACCTCCAGCAGCCAGAGGAGATCGGGAAGCTGGTCGACCCGGAGCTGACCAACGTGCGGACGGAGGACCTGGCGGTGATCTGCAGCGTGGTGAGCCGGTGCGTCGACCCCGACCCGTCCAAGCGGCCGTCGATGCAGATCATCGCGGGGGCGCTGGAGACCGGCATCGACCTCTCGGCGGCCGGCATCCTCAAGGAGTCGTCCCTGGCGTGGGCTGAGCTCGCCCTGTCGTTGTAG